The Thermodesulfobacteriota bacterium genome includes a region encoding these proteins:
- a CDS encoding TOBE domain-containing protein, which translates to VFEAPGVRLSLGERKDLDAHLEQSVHLGIRPEALAPVSGEGEAEVEARLELVESLGSEAVLHLTVGSRPLIAKAPPSWSAEPGSRVRLSVRPRGVHVFREGKRIGGAES; encoded by the coding sequence CGTCTTCGAGGCGCCGGGGGTGCGGCTCTCCCTGGGCGAGCGTAAGGACTTGGACGCGCATCTCGAGCAGTCGGTGCACCTGGGTATTCGGCCCGAAGCCCTCGCGCCGGTTTCTGGAGAAGGGGAGGCCGAGGTGGAAGCCCGCTTGGAGCTCGTGGAGTCCCTGGGTTCGGAGGCGGTGCTCCACCTGACGGTCGGCTCCCGCCCCCTCATCGCCAAGGCGCCGCCCAGTTGGAGCGCGGAGCCGGGAAGCCGCGTGCGCCTGTCGGTTCGGCCGCGCGGCGTGCACGTGTTTCGGGAGGGGAAGCGGATCGGCGGGGCCGAGTCGTAG
- a CDS encoding redox-sensing transcriptional repressor Rex: MPKPPKVPEATIKRLSIYMRVLKDLEKKGVEVISSAELADICGVNAAQIRKDLTYFGEFGIRGVGYYVKELHFDIRKVLGLNQRRNVALVGVGNLGRALLSYRNFSEHGYNFAAAFDADPAKVGTVLPGGIVVHAMEDLPRVTAERDIDVAILTTPADAAQSAVNRIVAAGIKGILNFAPTQLQVPEGVKVKKVDLTTEFDNLVYHLYARSR, encoded by the coding sequence ATGCCCAAACCTCCAAAGGTTCCCGAGGCGACGATCAAGCGGCTCTCCATCTACATGCGGGTGCTCAAGGATCTGGAAAAGAAGGGGGTCGAGGTCATCTCCAGCGCGGAGCTGGCCGACATCTGCGGGGTCAATGCTGCGCAGATTCGAAAGGATCTCACCTACTTCGGGGAGTTCGGCATCCGGGGCGTGGGCTACTACGTCAAGGAGCTCCACTTCGACATCCGCAAGGTCCTGGGGCTCAACCAGCGCCGCAACGTGGCGCTGGTGGGGGTGGGCAATCTCGGGCGCGCCCTCCTGAGCTATCGCAACTTCTCGGAGCACGGCTACAACTTCGCGGCGGCCTTCGACGCGGACCCGGCCAAGGTGGGCACCGTGCTGCCCGGGGGCATCGTGGTCCACGCCATGGAGGACCTGCCCCGGGTCACCGCGGAGCGGGACATCGACGTGGCCATTCTCACCACGCCGGCCGATGCCGCCCAGTCCGCCGTGAACCGGATCGTGGCTGCGGGGATCAAGGGCATCCTGAACTTCGCTCCCACCCAGCTCCAGGTTCCGGAGGGCGTGAAGGTCAAGAAGGTGGATCTCACCACCGAGTTCGACAACCTGGTCTATCACCTCTACGCCCGGTCCCGCTGA
- a CDS encoding response regulator, which translates to MARILIVDDEEHIRTLYTLELEDDGHEVLALGTGKGLPAEIERFGPDVVILDIKMVDVSGLDVLQEVRTRFYDLPVILCSAYGSYKGDLKSIAADYYVVKSSDLTELKKRIAAALEARIPQER; encoded by the coding sequence GTGGCGCGCATCCTGATCGTGGACGACGAAGAGCACATCCGCACGCTCTATACCCTCGAGCTCGAGGACGACGGCCACGAGGTGCTTGCCCTGGGAACGGGCAAGGGACTCCCGGCCGAGATCGAGCGGTTCGGGCCCGACGTGGTCATCCTCGACATCAAGATGGTGGACGTGAGCGGGCTCGACGTGCTGCAAGAGGTGCGCACCCGTTTTTACGACCTGCCGGTGATCCTGTGCTCGGCGTACGGATCCTACAAGGGAGACCTGAAGAGCATCGCCGCCGACTACTACGTGGTGAAGTCCTCGGACCTGACCGAGCTCAAGAAGCGCATCGCCGCCGCCCTGGAGGCGCGCATCCCCCAAGAGCGGTAA
- the trmFO gene encoding methylenetetrahydrofolate--tRNA-(uracil(54)-C(5))-methyltransferase (FADH(2)-oxidizing) TrmFO has protein sequence MEPGRDPVRIAGGGLAGCEAAWQLARRGIPVRLFEMRPVRTTPAHRGPWLAELVCSNSLKAEGLGQASGLLQEEMRRLGSLLLEVAQAHRVPAGQALAVDREGFAREATARLEAEPLVEVVREEVTALGTGGKACTHIILATGPLTSDSLVASLGALTGAQSLYFYDAMAPIVEGDSVDRSVAFAASRYGKGGDDYLNCPFTREEFERFYEALTCARTVPTRDFEEERVFQACQPVETLAAKGPKTLLFGPMKPVGLDDPRTGRRPYAVVQLRREDAEGQRWNLVGFQTKLAYPEQERVFGLIPGLANARFHRLGSLHRNTFVDGPRLLDRYLRLRKTPWVQLAGQLTGVEGYVESAGSGLWAGLNLALRLEGRTPDPLPPETALGALVEHVVASPTRPFQPMNMNFGLLPPLGVKIRDKKKIKEEKARRALEALDAWQAKWLGRGGEGEMMNDE, from the coding sequence ATGGAACCAGGACGCGACCCAGTCCGGATCGCCGGCGGGGGACTGGCGGGGTGCGAGGCGGCGTGGCAGCTCGCGCGCCGCGGGATCCCCGTGCGCCTCTTCGAGATGCGGCCGGTTCGCACGACGCCGGCCCACCGGGGGCCTTGGCTCGCCGAGCTGGTATGCTCGAACTCCCTCAAGGCCGAAGGGCTGGGCCAGGCCTCGGGCCTCTTGCAGGAGGAAATGCGCCGCCTGGGCTCCCTGCTCTTGGAGGTCGCCCAGGCACACCGGGTGCCGGCGGGCCAGGCCCTCGCCGTCGACCGGGAGGGCTTCGCCCGGGAGGCGACCGCGCGTCTCGAGGCCGAACCCCTGGTGGAAGTCGTGCGCGAGGAGGTCACCGCCCTGGGGACGGGGGGCAAGGCCTGCACCCACATCATCCTGGCCACCGGCCCCCTCACCTCCGACTCCCTGGTCGCGAGTCTCGGTGCCCTCACGGGTGCCCAGTCCCTGTACTTCTACGACGCCATGGCGCCCATCGTGGAGGGCGACTCCGTAGACCGAAGCGTGGCCTTCGCCGCTTCGCGCTACGGGAAAGGGGGAGACGACTACCTCAACTGCCCCTTTACCCGAGAGGAGTTCGAGCGGTTCTACGAGGCGCTGACCTGTGCCCGCACGGTGCCCACCCGGGACTTCGAAGAGGAACGGGTCTTCCAGGCGTGCCAGCCCGTGGAGACCCTGGCGGCCAAGGGGCCCAAGACCCTGCTCTTCGGCCCGATGAAGCCCGTGGGCCTCGACGATCCCCGCACGGGCCGCCGCCCGTACGCCGTGGTGCAACTGCGGCGGGAGGACGCCGAGGGCCAGCGGTGGAACCTGGTGGGCTTCCAGACCAAGCTCGCCTATCCGGAGCAGGAGCGGGTGTTTGGCCTCATCCCGGGCCTGGCGAACGCACGCTTCCACCGGCTCGGCAGCCTGCACCGCAACACCTTCGTGGACGGGCCCAGACTCCTGGACCGCTATCTGCGCCTGCGCAAGACCCCATGGGTACAGCTCGCCGGCCAGCTCACCGGGGTGGAGGGATACGTGGAGAGCGCCGGCTCCGGCCTCTGGGCCGGGCTCAATCTGGCGCTTCGCCTGGAGGGCCGGACCCCCGATCCCCTGCCTCCCGAGACCGCCCTGGGCGCGCTGGTGGAGCACGTGGTCGCCTCGCCGACCCGCCCCTTCCAGCCCATGAACATGAATTTCGGCCTCCTCCCCCCCCTGGGCGTGAAGATCCGCGACAAGAAGAAGATCAAGGAGGAAAAAGCCCGCCGCGCCCTGGAAGCCCTGGACGCCTGGCAGGCAAAGTGGCTCGGAAGAGGGGGGGAAGGCGAAATGATGAACGATGAGTGA
- a CDS encoding PepSY-associated TM helix domain-containing protein, with amino-acid sequence MTRRTGLLHRSRTLHRWLGLLGLLYFAGMAGSGILLNHPDVLSGVDLPRSWLPGDYAFRDWNRNSLRGSVPGDGGALYLYGEAGVWRWEPGATEPVFDGEGFERSVYYRDTRALLRVNGAEPYLLAGTRGGLWGRPLAGGPWRPVPLGEGRETVVDLLEADGSLLAVTRDRVYRGGTGWPPAFADATPARAGEPDRRVPLFRLIFELHSGEVWGLPGRLAVDALGVLVLFLCVSGAWFWWRKRRRTLARGRGGRWARNALGWHLRLGLWASPLLLFVTVTGFLQRPPFLLAVAFAGYPERLHPAPAPANPWHDLLRKATYDPLRKTLLLATADGFYVGPLDGSRSFSRVAGGPPVSVMGATVLRRAPDGLVWVGSMSGLYAWDPSSGWVTDAFTGRPPRPGQGGPVGDRQVVGWVRAADGRTLVADYDRGLLDGEGRPYPLSMPPDLRAAGRISLWHALFELHNGRLFGFLLGWWTWLVVPLGGLALAVQLGTGVLDRWLPRLSQALGRQKDV; translated from the coding sequence ATGACGCGACGCACGGGCCTCCTCCACCGATCCCGCACCCTCCACCGCTGGCTGGGGCTCCTGGGCCTCCTGTACTTCGCGGGCATGGCGGGGTCGGGCATCCTCCTGAACCACCCGGACGTCCTCTCCGGGGTGGACCTGCCCCGGTCCTGGCTCCCGGGGGACTACGCCTTTCGGGACTGGAACCGAAACAGCCTGCGGGGGTCCGTCCCCGGGGACGGGGGGGCGCTCTACCTCTACGGCGAGGCCGGGGTGTGGCGGTGGGAGCCGGGGGCGACCGAGCCGGTCTTCGATGGAGAGGGGTTCGAGCGCTCGGTGTACTACCGGGACACCCGGGCGCTGCTGCGGGTGAACGGGGCCGAGCCCTACCTCCTGGCCGGCACGCGGGGGGGGCTCTGGGGCCGCCCCCTGGCCGGGGGGCCGTGGAGGCCCGTACCGCTGGGGGAGGGCCGGGAGACGGTGGTGGACCTCCTGGAGGCGGACGGGAGCCTGCTCGCCGTCACCCGGGACCGGGTGTACCGGGGCGGCACCGGGTGGCCCCCCGCCTTTGCCGACGCCACCCCGGCCCGGGCCGGGGAGCCGGACCGGCGCGTGCCCCTCTTCCGGCTCATTTTCGAGCTCCACAGCGGCGAGGTCTGGGGGCTGCCGGGTCGTCTCGCGGTGGACGCCCTGGGGGTGCTCGTGCTCTTCCTGTGCGTCTCGGGGGCCTGGTTCTGGTGGCGCAAGCGCCGGCGAACCCTTGCCCGGGGCAGGGGGGGGCGGTGGGCGCGAAACGCACTGGGCTGGCACCTGCGCCTGGGCCTTTGGGCGTCGCCCCTGCTGCTCTTCGTGACGGTGACCGGCTTTCTCCAGCGTCCCCCCTTCCTCCTCGCCGTCGCATTTGCCGGGTACCCGGAGCGCCTCCACCCCGCGCCGGCCCCTGCCAACCCCTGGCACGACCTGCTGCGCAAGGCGACCTACGACCCCCTTCGCAAGACGCTGCTCCTCGCTACGGCCGACGGCTTCTATGTTGGCCCGCTCGACGGGAGCCGGTCCTTTTCCCGGGTTGCCGGGGGCCCGCCCGTGAGCGTGATGGGCGCCACGGTGCTCCGGCGCGCCCCGGACGGCCTGGTGTGGGTGGGTTCCATGAGCGGGCTCTATGCGTGGGACCCGAGCTCGGGGTGGGTGACCGATGCCTTTACCGGCCGGCCGCCGAGGCCGGGCCAGGGGGGGCCGGTGGGGGACCGGCAGGTGGTGGGGTGGGTGCGGGCGGCCGATGGGCGCACCCTGGTGGCGGACTACGATCGGGGCCTTCTGGACGGGGAGGGCAGGCCCTACCCGCTCTCCATGCCCCCGGACCTCCGGGCCGCGGGCCGCATCTCCCTGTGGCACGCCCTCTTCGAGCTCCACAACGGCCGGCTCTTCGGGTTTCTCCTGGGGTGGTGGACGTGGCTCGTCGTGCCCCTCGGCGGGCTCGCGTTGGCGGTCCAGCTCGGCACGGGGGTGCTCGACCGCTGGCTCCCGCGGCTTTCGCAGGCCCTCGGCCGGCAGAAAGACGTTTGA
- a CDS encoding deoxynucleoside kinase codes for MVKYIAVAGNMGSGKSTLVEFLCRRYPHIRPFYERNEENPYLADFYADMGRWAFHSQIYFLTLKFRTHQELDACPQTVIQDRTIYEDAEIFAENLHRKGYLAGRDYEAYRRLYATILRSVGPPDLLIYLKSSLRTIRKRIRLRGRAYEGGVDAGYLRDLNRLYERWLGRYDLSPVLVLDADRLDFLNDLVDRIEVLETIEKYV; via the coding sequence ATGGTCAAGTACATCGCGGTCGCGGGCAACATGGGCAGCGGCAAGTCGACGCTGGTGGAGTTCCTGTGCCGGCGCTATCCCCACATTCGTCCCTTCTACGAGCGCAACGAGGAAAACCCCTACCTGGCGGACTTCTACGCCGACATGGGCCGGTGGGCCTTCCACTCCCAGATCTACTTTCTCACCCTGAAGTTTCGCACCCACCAGGAGCTCGACGCTTGCCCCCAGACGGTGATCCAGGACCGGACCATCTATGAGGACGCGGAGATCTTTGCCGAGAATCTGCACCGCAAGGGATACCTGGCGGGAAGGGACTACGAGGCCTACCGGCGCCTCTACGCCACGATTCTGCGCAGTGTCGGCCCCCCGGATCTGCTGATCTACCTCAAGTCGAGCCTGCGCACGATCCGAAAGCGCATCCGGCTGCGGGGACGGGCCTACGAGGGGGGCGTGGACGCGGGCTACCTTCGGGACCTCAACCGGCTCTACGAGCGCTGGCTCGGCCGGTACGACCTTTCCCCGGTGCTGGTGCTCGACGCCGACCGCCTTGACTTCCTCAACGACCTGGTGGACCGCATCGAGGTGCTGGAGACCATCGAGAAGTATGTGTGA
- a CDS encoding glycosyl transferase: MPEWIIENPEAVASAEIVVGIPSRNEADAIAFPTEQASLGLTQFFKGRKAVIVNCDNASRDGTKEAFFAAPCAVPRLYVSTPPGVTGKGNNFKNLFRLVHDLGARAVVVVDADLQSITPKWIKHLGEPLFDDFGFVAPLYLRHKYDGTITNNIAYPLTRGLYGRRVRQPIGGDFGFSGELARTYLEHATWNDDVAHFGIDVWMSTLAMYHRQPITQAFLGRPKVHRPKDPAADLGPMFRQVVGTMFHLMEAFAPFWAEVRWSRPTAIFGFGLGETEMPPPVSVDLEALYTRLHEGRGRYAAVWEEALSPVTSGKLKEVLEMDLGHFELPVGLWAQVLFDTAVAYRDRILPKDQLLDALSPLYFGRTLSFVRATEGMAPAQAEEYVEEQCQAFEEAKPYLLERWGR; this comes from the coding sequence ATGCCCGAGTGGATCATCGAGAACCCCGAGGCCGTGGCGTCGGCGGAGATCGTGGTAGGCATCCCGTCCCGCAACGAGGCCGACGCCATCGCGTTCCCCACCGAGCAGGCCTCCCTGGGCCTCACCCAGTTCTTCAAGGGACGCAAGGCCGTCATCGTCAACTGCGACAACGCGAGCCGCGACGGCACAAAGGAAGCGTTCTTCGCCGCCCCGTGCGCCGTGCCGCGTCTGTACGTGTCGACGCCGCCGGGAGTGACGGGCAAGGGCAACAACTTCAAGAACCTCTTCCGGTTGGTGCACGATCTCGGTGCCCGCGCGGTGGTGGTGGTGGATGCCGACCTCCAGAGCATCACCCCCAAGTGGATCAAGCACCTGGGGGAGCCCCTCTTCGACGACTTCGGCTTCGTGGCGCCGCTGTACCTGCGCCACAAGTACGACGGCACCATTACCAACAACATCGCCTATCCCCTCACCCGGGGCCTCTACGGGCGGCGGGTGCGCCAGCCCATCGGGGGAGACTTCGGTTTTTCGGGGGAACTCGCGCGCACCTATCTGGAGCACGCGACCTGGAACGACGACGTGGCCCACTTCGGGATCGACGTCTGGATGAGCACCCTGGCCATGTACCACCGCCAGCCCATCACCCAGGCCTTTCTCGGCCGGCCCAAGGTCCACCGTCCCAAGGATCCCGCCGCGGACCTGGGTCCCATGTTCCGACAGGTGGTGGGCACCATGTTCCACCTGATGGAGGCCTTTGCCCCCTTCTGGGCGGAGGTCCGGTGGAGCCGGCCCACGGCCATCTTCGGGTTCGGCCTCGGGGAGACCGAGATGCCCCCCCCCGTGAGCGTGGACCTGGAGGCCCTCTACACGCGTCTCCACGAGGGCCGGGGCAGGTACGCCGCGGTGTGGGAAGAAGCCCTGTCTCCGGTCACCTCTGGCAAGCTCAAGGAGGTACTGGAGATGGACCTGGGGCACTTCGAGCTTCCCGTGGGGCTCTGGGCACAGGTTCTGTTCGACACGGCGGTGGCGTACCGGGACCGCATCCTGCCCAAGGACCAGTTGCTGGATGCCCTGTCTCCCCTCTACTTCGGGCGGACCTTGTCCTTCGTGCGGGCAACCGAGGGGATGGCCCCCGCCCAGGCGGAGGAGTACGTGGAGGAGCAGTGCCAGGCCTTCGAGGAGGCCAAGCCCTACCTCTTGGAGCGGTGGGGCCGCTAA